In a genomic window of Octadecabacter temperatus:
- a CDS encoding dimethylarginine dimethylaminohydrolase family protein, whose product MALDKSTDAFSLQRRNPNGGTAPLTHWTLPNETDPLTDVLLGSPAHLFHRATSSLSRKHLREAPCNIQVAQAQHAELVDAYRHFNVNVHMLDAEPELTMQVYSRDSSVMTPYGAFITAMSQWWRRGENYAAIRAYEKLGIPIYDMVTAGTFEGGDFNVIEEGCVLIGCGEARTNEAGAKQVAGWFETEGWEVRIAYIDEFYVHIDLMVVPIAEKLTAVCLACTEPAIVDWLKAKGHEIIDVPFADTMALGCNLMSLGNDKIIAPRSSETLIDKLRARGFEVAAVETAEISKTGGGIHCMAQALKRDANA is encoded by the coding sequence ATGGCCCTCGATAAATCAACTGATGCTTTCAGTCTGCAACGCCGCAACCCAAATGGTGGAACAGCCCCTCTCACACATTGGACGCTGCCGAATGAAACTGATCCGCTGACGGATGTTTTGCTCGGCTCGCCCGCGCACCTGTTTCACCGCGCAACGTCTAGTTTGTCGCGAAAGCATTTGCGTGAAGCGCCGTGCAACATCCAAGTCGCGCAGGCCCAACATGCCGAGCTGGTCGACGCCTATCGTCATTTCAACGTGAATGTTCACATGCTTGATGCAGAGCCTGAACTGACCATGCAGGTATACTCCCGTGATTCCAGTGTGATGACCCCATATGGGGCTTTCATCACCGCGATGTCCCAATGGTGGCGCCGCGGCGAGAACTACGCTGCAATCCGCGCCTATGAAAAACTGGGCATCCCGATCTATGACATGGTCACCGCTGGCACGTTCGAAGGTGGCGACTTCAATGTCATCGAAGAAGGCTGTGTCTTGATCGGTTGTGGCGAAGCACGCACCAATGAGGCGGGCGCGAAGCAGGTTGCAGGCTGGTTTGAAACTGAAGGCTGGGAAGTACGCATCGCCTATATCGACGAATTTTACGTTCACATTGACCTTATGGTCGTTCCAATCGCTGAGAAACTGACGGCTGTTTGTCTGGCCTGTACGGAACCAGCAATTGTTGATTGGCTTAAGGCAAAGGGGCACGAGATAATTGATGTACCATTCGCTGATACGATGGCGCTGGGGTGCAATCTTATGTCGCTCGGGAATGACAAAATCATCGCGCCGAGGTCGTCGGAAACATTGATCGACAAGTTGCGCGCCCGTGGGTTTGAAGTGGCTGCCGTTGAGACAGCCGAAATTTCAAAAACTGGTGGCGGCATTCATTGTATGGCTCAAGCCCTCAAGCGAGATGCGAACGCGTAG
- a CDS encoding NAD(P)H-quinone oxidoreductase: MKAVEISQAGGPEVLTHVDVPTPEPAFGQVRIKVAYAGVNRPDALQRAGMYNPPKGASPLPGLEAAGEISAIGDGVTDWNVGDQVSALLPGGGYAEEVVTPAAHCLPVPVGLSLKQAACLPETFFTVWSNVFMRGGLKAGERFLVHGGSSGIGTTAIQLANAFGARVFTTAGSDEKCAACLDLGAEVAMNYREADFVEVMKAEGGANLILDMVGGDYLPRNVRALADDGRLVQIAFLQGPKIELNFAHLMMRRLTITGSTLRPQSDLAKAEIAMQLREQVWPLLTSGRVVPVMDHEFALADAAAAHTRMESSAHIGKIVLKV, from the coding sequence ATGAAAGCAGTTGAGATTTCGCAAGCGGGCGGACCCGAAGTACTAACACATGTTGATGTGCCAACGCCAGAACCCGCCTTTGGTCAGGTCCGTATTAAGGTGGCATACGCCGGTGTTAACCGCCCAGACGCCTTGCAACGTGCCGGCATGTATAACCCACCCAAAGGTGCGAGCCCCTTGCCAGGACTTGAGGCCGCGGGTGAGATTTCTGCGATCGGTGATGGGGTAACTGACTGGAACGTTGGCGATCAAGTTAGCGCATTGTTGCCCGGTGGCGGTTATGCCGAAGAAGTGGTCACACCTGCCGCGCATTGCCTTCCGGTTCCTGTTGGATTGTCGTTGAAACAGGCAGCGTGTTTGCCCGAAACGTTCTTCACCGTCTGGTCCAACGTGTTCATGCGCGGAGGGTTGAAAGCGGGGGAGCGGTTCTTGGTGCATGGTGGCTCGTCTGGTATCGGCACGACAGCAATTCAACTGGCAAATGCCTTTGGAGCACGCGTGTTCACGACCGCTGGGTCTGACGAGAAGTGCGCGGCCTGCCTCGACCTTGGGGCTGAGGTGGCGATGAACTATCGGGAAGCGGATTTTGTTGAGGTAATGAAGGCCGAGGGTGGCGCGAACCTGATCCTCGATATGGTTGGTGGGGACTACCTGCCACGTAATGTGCGTGCTTTGGCCGATGATGGGCGTCTTGTGCAAATCGCATTCCTTCAAGGTCCCAAAATCGAATTGAACTTCGCCCATCTAATGATGCGCCGCCTGACAATCACAGGCAGCACCCTGCGCCCACAATCGGACTTGGCGAAGGCTGAGATCGCCATGCAGTTGCGAGAACAGGTCTGGCCGTTGCTTACATCTGGGCGCGTCGTGCCTGTGATGGATCATGAATTCGCGTTGGCCGACGCGGCCGCCGCGCACACGCGGATGGAAAGCAGCGCACACATTGGAAAGATCGTGCTGAAGGTCTGA
- a CDS encoding COQ9 family protein: MTTALTLLDAILPHVAFDGWSNEAFAAAAEDCGATLEEARALCPRGASDLAVLFHTEGDAAMVTALKAADLSEMRFRDKVAHAVRLRLDAVTDKEAVRRGSALFALPHMAPIGSKLIWGTADAIWTALGDTSEDVNYYTKRATLSAVYGAVVLFWLGDDTDDGQATTDFIDRRIENVMQFESFKAALNKNPLTKPFAGALERFTSHIKAPSAPADDLPGSWSTRR; this comes from the coding sequence ATGACCACTGCACTGACATTACTCGACGCGATTCTACCGCATGTCGCCTTTGACGGTTGGTCGAATGAGGCGTTTGCAGCGGCGGCTGAGGATTGCGGAGCAACGCTTGAAGAGGCGCGTGCATTGTGTCCGCGTGGTGCCTCAGACCTTGCGGTGTTGTTCCACACTGAAGGAGACGCGGCGATGGTGACGGCCCTGAAAGCCGCTGACCTGTCCGAGATGCGATTTCGCGACAAAGTCGCCCATGCGGTGCGCCTTCGCTTGGATGCCGTAACTGACAAGGAAGCCGTGCGCCGTGGGTCAGCGTTGTTCGCGCTGCCGCATATGGCGCCCATTGGTTCCAAGTTGATTTGGGGAACGGCTGACGCGATTTGGACGGCTTTGGGGGACACGTCTGAGGATGTGAATTACTACACCAAACGCGCCACGCTTTCGGCAGTCTATGGCGCCGTTGTTTTGTTCTGGTTGGGTGATGATACGGACGACGGGCAAGCGACGACCGATTTCATCGATCGGCGCATTGAAAACGTGATGCAGTTTGAAAGTTTTAAAGCGGCGTTGAACAAGAACCCGCTCACCAAGCCCTTCGCAGGTGCGCTGGAACGTTTCACCTCTCACATAAAAGCACCGTCCGCACCGGCGGATGATTTACCCGGTTCATGGAGCACACGACGATGA
- the rpsU gene encoding 30S ribosomal protein S21 → MQVSVRDNNVDQALRALKKKLQREGVFREMKLKQAFEKPSEKKAREKAEAIRRQRKLARKKLQREGMV, encoded by the coding sequence ATGCAGGTTAGTGTTCGTGACAACAACGTCGATCAGGCGCTCCGCGCTCTGAAGAAAAAGCTCCAGCGTGAAGGCGTTTTTCGTGAGATGAAGCTTAAGCAAGCTTTTGAAAAACCTTCTGAGAAGAAGGCACGTGAGAAAGCCGAAGCTATCCGCCGTCAGCGCAAGCTGGCTCGGAAAAAGCTTCAACGCGAGGGTATGGTCTAA
- a CDS encoding Lrp/AsnC family transcriptional regulator, with product MSELDETDRRLLNALQREGRLSNADLSDKVNLSPSACHRRVQRLEKDGFISGYVALVNPRKVDRKTTVFVEITLRAQADDVLDAFEKSVARIPDVLECHLMAGQADYLLKVVAEDAEDFARIHRRYLASLPGVQGMQSSFALRTVRQTTALPV from the coding sequence TTGAGTGAGTTAGACGAAACAGACCGACGCCTTTTGAATGCTCTGCAACGCGAAGGCCGCCTTTCTAACGCGGACTTGTCGGACAAGGTGAACTTGTCACCATCAGCGTGCCACCGTCGTGTTCAGCGGTTGGAAAAGGATGGGTTTATCTCAGGCTACGTGGCGCTGGTGAATCCGCGCAAAGTGGATCGTAAGACGACAGTGTTCGTGGAAATCACATTGCGGGCGCAGGCTGACGATGTGCTTGACGCGTTTGAGAAGTCCGTCGCGCGAATTCCTGACGTTTTGGAATGCCACTTGATGGCGGGGCAGGCGGACTATTTGCTTAAGGTCGTGGCCGAAGACGCCGAAGATTTTGCCCGTATTCATCGTAGGTACTTGGCAAGTTTGCCGGGTGTGCAGGGGATGCAGAGCTCGTTCGCGCTTCGGACTGTCCGGCAGACGACTGCGTTACCGGTTTAG
- the ald gene encoding alanine dehydrogenase yields MHIGCPKEIKPQEFRVGLTPNAAREAIAHGHKVTVETQGGVGAGFSDEDYIEAGAAIAGTAAEIFAAADMIVKVKEPQAVERKMLREGQLLFTYLHLAPDPEQTKDLLASGCTAIAYETVTDAQGGLPLLAPMSEVAGRLAPQVGSWTLQKANGGRGVLMGGVPGVGPAKVVVIGGGVVGTHAARVAAGMGADVTVFDRSLSRMRYLDDVFSRDFKTMYASAGNTIEMVREADMVIGAVLIPGAAAPKLISRAQLSEMKQGAVIVDVAIDQGGCFETSKATTHQDPIYDVDGIMHYCVANMPGAVARTSTIALGNATMPFMLALADKGWRQACEDDAHLLNGLNVHAGQLTYFAVGKALGMDVLSPQLALKA; encoded by the coding sequence ATGCACATCGGTTGCCCAAAAGAAATCAAACCACAAGAATTCCGCGTTGGCCTTACGCCAAATGCCGCCCGCGAAGCGATTGCGCACGGCCACAAAGTCACCGTCGAAACGCAAGGCGGCGTTGGTGCTGGGTTCAGTGACGAAGACTACATTGAGGCTGGCGCGGCAATCGCAGGCACCGCTGCCGAGATTTTCGCAGCCGCCGACATGATCGTGAAAGTAAAAGAACCCCAAGCCGTTGAACGCAAGATGCTGCGCGAAGGGCAGCTTTTGTTTACCTACCTTCATCTCGCCCCTGATCCAGAGCAAACCAAAGACCTCCTCGCGTCTGGTTGCACCGCGATTGCCTATGAAACGGTGACGGATGCACAGGGTGGCTTGCCTCTCCTCGCACCTATGTCCGAAGTTGCGGGTCGATTAGCACCACAAGTCGGCAGCTGGACACTGCAAAAAGCAAATGGTGGGCGCGGCGTACTAATGGGTGGCGTACCGGGCGTTGGCCCTGCAAAGGTCGTTGTAATCGGTGGCGGTGTTGTCGGTACGCATGCAGCACGGGTTGCCGCCGGAATGGGTGCGGATGTGACGGTGTTTGACCGCTCCCTTTCGCGTATGCGCTACCTTGACGATGTGTTCTCACGCGACTTCAAAACGATGTACGCAAGCGCTGGCAATACAATTGAGATGGTACGCGAAGCAGACATGGTAATCGGTGCCGTGTTGATCCCCGGTGCCGCAGCGCCCAAACTCATCAGCCGCGCACAATTGAGCGAGATGAAACAAGGTGCGGTGATTGTAGATGTGGCGATTGACCAAGGCGGGTGCTTTGAAACGTCCAAGGCAACGACGCACCAAGATCCGATCTATGATGTGGACGGGATCATGCACTACTGCGTGGCGAACATGCCGGGGGCAGTCGCCCGCACGTCAACAATTGCCCTTGGCAACGCGACGATGCCGTTCATGCTGGCCTTAGCCGATAAAGGTTGGCGGCAAGCATGCGAGGATGATGCGCATTTGCTGAACGGGTTGAACGTGCATGCCGGACAATTGACCTACTTCGCCGTTGGCAAAGCGCTGGGTATGGATGTTCTGTCCCCACAATTGGCCCTTAAGGCCTAG
- the mscL gene encoding large conductance mechanosensitive channel protein MscL, with protein MIKEFKDFIAKGNVMDMAVGIIIGAAFTAIVGSLVADIINPLIGIFMGGVDFGGLSASVGDAVFTYGNFIMAIINFLIIAFVIFMLVRSVNKMKKAEEEAPAEPAGPTQEELLADILTALKK; from the coding sequence ATGATCAAAGAATTCAAAGACTTCATCGCTAAGGGCAATGTCATGGACATGGCTGTTGGTATCATCATCGGTGCAGCATTCACCGCAATCGTAGGCAGCCTTGTTGCTGATATCATCAACCCATTGATCGGTATCTTCATGGGCGGCGTTGATTTTGGTGGTCTTTCTGCCTCTGTTGGCGATGCAGTATTCACATACGGTAACTTCATCATGGCGATCATCAACTTCCTGATCATCGCATTTGTGATCTTCATGCTGGTTCGCTCTGTGAACAAAATGAAGAAAGCTGAAGAAGAAGCACCTGCTGAGCCAGCTGGCCCAACACAGGAAGAGCTTCTGGCTGACATCTTGACAGCACTGAAGAAGTAA